A window of Clostridium taeniosporum genomic DNA:
AGAAAAAAGAATAAAGTCAGAAGTTGAAAAGTTATTAAATATAACTATAAATTATATTACTGAGATTGACTATAAAGCATTTAGAGAATGCATTGATGCTATTGGTGGTATAAAAATGCCTATAGAAAGAAATATGATATACGATGATGAAGGACAAAATCTTCATATTAATTTTAGAAAAGGCGAAGTAGTTAAATTAGATGGAAAAAAAGCTGAAGAATTTTTCAGATGGAGAAAAAATAATGACGGTTCGGGATTTGCAAATGGAGATTTAGATAGAATTGAAAATCAACAAAAATTTATATCAAAGGTTATAGATAAATGTACAAGCCCTATGATTATATTTAGAGCTCCAAGTATAATAAAAGCTTTAGGAGATAATATAGACACTAATATGTCTTCATTTAAAATTTTATCTTATGGATTAAAATTTATTAAAATAGATTCAGATAAGATTACTATGAAAATTGCTCAAGGAATACCTAAAAATATACATGGACAATCATTTCTTGTTTTTGATAAAAATTTAAATAAGGATATAATAACGTCTTTAGCATCTTCAGGAAAAAGTACAGAGGGTGTAGCTAAATCTGATATTACAATAAAGGTATTAAATGCCACTAAAATTACTGGATTAGCAGCAACATTAAGAGATGAATTAATTAAGCTTGGTTATTCAAGAATTGACGTTGGAAATACTCAAGAAAGAAGTAAAAGCTCAATTTTAGCTAATAATGAAAATATTTTAAACAAGATTAAATCAAGTATAGGAATAGGTAAACTTGAAGAAAAACCTGATAAGCCGGAATATAAAGATTATGATGTAGTTATAATATTAGGTAAAGATTTTAAAAAATTTGAATAGTATTATATAATATTGAATTTATGATATTGAGTATTATAAAAAAACTATAGGCTTAACTAAAAATTAGAAAAACTAAGGGAGATTTTTAATAGATGAGCGTTTTAAAAGATAAAGTTAGTAATGTTGAAGGTAAGATAAAAATAAGAGAGTATTTAAAAGAAAAATTAGATTTATCAACTAGATTAATAAGAAGTGCATCAAAAGATCAAAGAATATATGTAAATAATTCTGTAGTTAGAATGAATTACATGGTTAAAAATGGAGATATTATAAAAATTGATTTAGATAAAAATGAAAGTCAAAATATAAATCCTGAAAAGATAGATTTAGATATAGTATATGAAGATGAAGATATTTTAGTTATAAATAAAAAACCATTTATAATAGTTCACCCAACTAAAAATTACCAAAATGGTACGTTGGCTAATGGGATACTATATTATTTTCAAGAAACAAATCAAAAATGTATTGTAAGATTAGTTTCTAGATTAGATATGAATACATCAGGACTTATTATAATAGCTAAGAATCAATTTTCTCATAGTAAGTTATCAAAAGATATGAAAGAAAAATTACAAAAAAGGTATTTAGCTATTATACATGGCAACTTAAAAGAAAAAGAAGGTACAATTGATTTACCTATTTATAAACCAGAAGGTATAGAATATGGAACTATGAGGGTAGTAGATGAAAGAGGTCAAAGGAGTATAACACACTATAAAGTAGTAGAAAGTTTTAAAGGCGGAGACTTAGTTGAATGTCTTTTAGAAACAGGTAGAACACACCAAATAAGAGTACATTTAAGTCATTTAGGTCATCCTATATATGGAGATGAATTATATGGAATGGGAAATGAAGAAGATTTAATAAAACGTCAGGCACTTCATGCTTATGGATTAGATTTTGAATCTCCAAGATCTTTAAAACCACTTTCATTAAGAGCTGATTTACCAGATGATATGAAAGAACTATTAGAAAAAATAAAATAGAAGAAGAAAGGATTTAATCCTTTCTTCTTCTTCTTCGTTTCTTTAATTTATTATCTTCTACTTTTGGTATAGATGTTGTAATTTCTAATAATCTTTTTTTTCTTTTCTTTTTCTTTCTAGTTTCTATTACTAATGTTAATGCAATAAGTAATACAACGCCACCTATACTAGCTCCTATAATTAAATTCTTTTCATTGTCTTTGAAAAAATAATCAATATCTTCTTTTATCGTGTAATGTCTAGAAGTACCAGCACATAAGTCTAATTTGCATAATTCTTTATCATTTAAGTATACAGTTCCCTTTAATATAACATCACCTTTATCAAAGGAAGCTCTTTTTAGATTTTTATGTTCAAGTTCAATACGAGTATTAACATTATTTTTATCTTCATTAGGAATTACATAATCTACATCTTTTGAAGCTATAAGAGGTATTGTTAAATCATGTCCTACTTTTATAGAATCTACTTCTTGTCCTTTTTTATACATACTAGAAAAGTAAAAGTTATTAAATCCATAATCAAAAACTGTTTTCATATCTTTAAAGTTTTGATTCTTATCTAATGCATTAAGATAAGCTGCTATTAAAATATGTCCATTATTTTCTGCTGCTATTGTATATGTATGATTAGCTTTAGTTGTATATCCATTTTTACCAGCAATGGTATATTTGTAATAATATTTTGAATTTTTATTTATCATATGATTCTTATTATTAACCCATATAGTTCTAGATGAATCATTTTTTATTTTTATTTCATGAAGCATAACTTTAGAGAGTTCTAAATAAGTTTTATTTTTAATAGCTTCATTCATAATAAGAGCTAAATCATGAGCAGTAGTTAAATGTTTAGGATTAGGTAATCCACTTGGATTTTTAAAATTAGAATTAACTGCTCCAATTTCTTTTGCTTTTTTATTCATAAGTACTGCGAATTTATCAGTAGAAGATGAGATATGACAAGCTAAAGCATTAGCAGCATCATTCCCGGATTCTAACAAAAGTCCAAGTAACAAGTCTCTTACAGTAACAATATCGCCTTTTAAAAGACCAATAGTAGTACCATCAATTTTTGTAAAATCTTCTTTAACTGCAACTTCTTCATTTAAATCACAATTTTCTAAAGTTATTATGGCAGTCAGTACCTTTGTAGTTGATGCAGGCTCCAAAACTTTATTAGGATTTTTACTAAATAATATTTCTCCAGTTGATGCATCCATTAAAACTGAACCTTCTGCATTAATTTCAGGAGGTGTTGCTACTGCCATTACATTAACAGATGAAACAAGAAATATAAGTAGGAAAAAAATAAGTGTTTTAAAATGTGATTTCATAACGTTCTCCATAATATTAAAATTTTTTATTACAATAGTTTTATTTTACCAAAGAAAAATGTATTGTGCTATAAAAATATTAATTTTCATAATAAAAATATATATTAATGTATATAATTTAAATAATTAATGATATTTATTGATAATCTTTCAATTAAATTTATTATTAGACTAAAATATAAATATTATATTGAAATAATTTTATTCATTAAAGGAGGTATGTTTTTTTGAATAATCCTAATAAAAAAATCGGAATAATTTCAATTTTAGTTATAGTGTTAGTGATATGTTTATGTATGTATGTTAAAAGTGGAAAGAATGAACTGGTGAAAAATGATAATAGCTCAATTTTTGTTGAAGATGAAAATTGTAATAGTGATGAAGAGGAAAAAATAGAGGAATTGAAGGATAAAAAAATAGTAGTTGAAATAAAGGGAGAAGTAAAAAATCCAGATGTATATAAGTTAAGTGATGAAAGTATAGTTAAAGATGTTATTGAAATTGCTGGAGGATTAACAGAAGAAGCAGATATATCTAATATAAATAGAGCACAAAAACTTAAAAATCATGAATTAATATATATACATAATAAGAATGAAGTAAAAGATTCTATAAGTTATGCACAAAATAATTTAAATATATTAAATAACAGTGGAAAAATAAATATAAACTGTGCACAAGTTGAAGAATTGAAAAATCTTAATGGAATAGGAGAAGCAAAGGCTAAAAGAATAATAGAATATAGAGAAAAAGTAGGTTCTTTTAATTCTATAGAAGATATTAAAAATATTGATGGAATTGGTGAAAAAAGTTTTGAAAAACTAAAAGACCAAATAGAAGTTTAAAATATTAAATAAATTTTCAAATATACATTTATGACTATATAATAAATAATTTGTATATTTTTGATATTGTCACATATTTGAAATATAATAATGATACAATAATTTATTGGATTATGGTATTCTAATAAGTAGTATTAATTTAAAAATATAATGTAAATTTATATAAATATAATTAAAATAAAAAAATTAGGGGGATTTTTAATGTCCAAAAGAATTTGCACGATACTAATGAGTTTAATAATTACAACATCATTAATTGGATGCAGTAGTACAAAAGATAATAATACTGAGGAAAATACTAATTCTAAAACTGTAACTGAAGTAAAAAAAGTAGATAATTCACAGGGGTCATGGGCTAAAGATTATAGTTTAGATAAAACAAAAGGATATTTTAAAGACTATTTGACTAAAATGGAAAAGGTTACAGAAGAACTTGGAATGGAATATTCTAAAGAAGAAGTAGTAAAAGAAGATGATGGAAAGCCTGTAACTGTTAATTCAATATATTTTGATAATGAAAAGCCAGATCCAAACAAAATGGAAAGTATGTTTTTTGGAATGAAAATATTTGGCGAAGATTTATCATCAGGAGTAATAGAATTAAAGCTAAGTTTAAATTTTGATAGTGCAGAAGCAATAAAAACTGGAAACTTTGATTTAGGAAATACATCATTTAATAAATACATAGATGAATTTACAGGACAAAGTAGTAGAGATTATTCAGAAATAAATAAAAAAATAATTGAAGGCTTAAAGAGCGAAAAAGGTGAAGGCTTAATAGAAAATTCAATAGATGGATTAAATGAAGAAATAAGATTTAATAAAGATTATATAGTATATAAATTAAGCACAAAAACTTATGATTTTAAAAATCCAGATCCAACTATAGAAAATAATAATTAATAAGGGAGAAAAATACATTGAGTAATGAAGAAAATAATATTAATGAAAAAGAAGAGACTATATTAAATGACACAAAATCAAATGATGAAACAAATAATAAAAGTGAAGAATTATTAACTGAAGAAAAAAAAGAGGACAATAGTAATGTTGAAAAGAACAAGCCATCATTACTAAAAAGAATATTTGCAGGTGTTATAGATCAAGTAGTTACACTTGCTATTTCAGGATTATTATTAATTGTATTTGATTTTATAATAAAGTTTATAGGATATATGGTAGCTATGCCATTAGGAATTCTAATTATATTTTATTTTATAATAAATGTAATATATATATCTTTAATGGATAGCACTAAATCAGGGCAAAGCATAGGAAAAAGAATTTTTAATATAAAGTAACTATAGGAGATAATATATGAAAAGAGGAAGCGAAGTAAAAGTTAAAATCGAAAAAACAAAATTCCCATCGACAGGTATAGGGCATTTAGAAGATAAACCAGTGTATGTAAAAAATACATACCCAGGTCAAGTGATAACAGGAAGAGTTAAAAAGAATAGAAAAGAGTATACAGAATTAAAATTAACAGGTGTAGAAGAAAGAGCAGATTATGAAATAGATCCACTATGTCCTCATTTTGGATTTTGCGGAGGATGCTCATCTCAAACTTTATCTTATGATAAGCAACTAGAAGTTTTAGAAGATGAAGTAAAAGATTTGTTTAAAGAAGATGAGGTAACTACAGGAAAATTTTTAGGTGTATTAGGAAGCTCAGAGCAATGGGAATATAGAAATAAGATGGAATTCACATTTGGTGATGAAGAAAAAGGTGGAGATCTTTCTATTGGAATGCATATGAGAGGTAAAGCTTTTGGAATAATGACAGTAGATCAATGTAAAATAGTTGATGAAGACTATAGAAAAATAATAAGATTAACTGCAGATTATTTTGGAAAACAAGACTTACCATATTATAGAGTTATGAAAAGAGAGGGATATTTAAGACATCTTGTAGTAAGAAAAGCTCAAAATACAGGGGAAATATTAGTAAATCTTGTTACAACTACACAAATAGATTTTGATTTAAGTGAATATGTTGAATTATTAAAATCTCAAGAATATAAGGGTACTTTAGTATCGGTTCTTCATACTGAAAATAATTCGTTTTCAGATGCAGTAATACCAGAAAAGGTAAATGTATTATATGGAAGAGACTATATACAAGAAAAATTATTAGGTCTTAATTTTAAAATTTCACCATTTTCATTCTTCCAAACAAATACAAAGGGAGCTGAAAGTCTTTATTCATTAGTTAGAGAATTTATGGGAAGTTCAGAAAATAAAGTTGTATTTGATCTTTATTGTGGGACAGGAACAATAGGTCAAATAGTTGCTCCTAATGCAAAAAAAGTTGTAGGAATAGAACTTATAGAAGAAGCAGTTGAAGCAGCAAAAGAAAATGCTAAATTAAATGGATTGGATAATTGTGAGTTCTTGGCAGGAGATGTAGCGGAAATAATAAAAACGGTAAAAGATAAACCAGATATAATAATATTAGATCCGCCAAGAAGTGGGGT
This region includes:
- a CDS encoding LCP family protein, which gives rise to MGKKRTKRHYKSKKPKKNIRFQRVLEECGLLISAFIITFIIVIIGSGILFLGKINKNNMIEPTKVSMNKPVNILLLGTDIGDPNQPNKKSIKRTDTIMVLNYNPEDKRLQVVSIPRDTLIDVNGNSYKINAAYAIGGEKRIKSEVEKLLNITINYITEIDYKAFRECIDAIGGIKMPIERNMIYDDEGQNLHINFRKGEVVKLDGKKAEEFFRWRKNNDGSGFANGDLDRIENQQKFISKVIDKCTSPMIIFRAPSIIKALGDNIDTNMSSFKILSYGLKFIKIDSDKITMKIAQGIPKNIHGQSFLVFDKNLNKDIITSLASSGKSTEGVAKSDITIKVLNATKITGLAATLRDELIKLGYSRIDVGNTQERSKSSILANNENILNKIKSSIGIGKLEEKPDKPEYKDYDVVIILGKDFKKFE
- a CDS encoding RluA family pseudouridine synthase, with amino-acid sequence MSVLKDKVSNVEGKIKIREYLKEKLDLSTRLIRSASKDQRIYVNNSVVRMNYMVKNGDIIKIDLDKNESQNINPEKIDLDIVYEDEDILVINKKPFIIVHPTKNYQNGTLANGILYYFQETNQKCIVRLVSRLDMNTSGLIIIAKNQFSHSKLSKDMKEKLQKRYLAIIHGNLKEKEGTIDLPIYKPEGIEYGTMRVVDERGQRSITHYKVVESFKGGDLVECLLETGRTHQIRVHLSHLGHPIYGDELYGMGNEEDLIKRQALHAYGLDFESPRSLKPLSLRADLPDDMKELLEKIK
- a CDS encoding D-alanyl-D-alanine carboxypeptidase family protein, translated to MKSHFKTLIFFLLIFLVSSVNVMAVATPPEINAEGSVLMDASTGEILFSKNPNKVLEPASTTKVLTAIITLENCDLNEEVAVKEDFTKIDGTTIGLLKGDIVTVRDLLLGLLLESGNDAANALACHISSSTDKFAVLMNKKAKEIGAVNSNFKNPSGLPNPKHLTTAHDLALIMNEAIKNKTYLELSKVMLHEIKIKNDSSRTIWVNNKNHMINKNSKYYYKYTIAGKNGYTTKANHTYTIAAENNGHILIAAYLNALDKNQNFKDMKTVFDYGFNNFYFSSMYKKGQEVDSIKVGHDLTIPLIASKDVDYVIPNEDKNNVNTRIELEHKNLKRASFDKGDVILKGTVYLNDKELCKLDLCAGTSRHYTIKEDIDYFFKDNEKNLIIGASIGGVVLLIALTLVIETRKKKKRKKRLLEITTSIPKVEDNKLKKRRRRRKD
- a CDS encoding helix-hairpin-helix domain-containing protein, which translates into the protein MNNPNKKIGIISILVIVLVICLCMYVKSGKNELVKNDNSSIFVEDENCNSDEEEKIEELKDKKIVVEIKGEVKNPDVYKLSDESIVKDVIEIAGGLTEEADISNINRAQKLKNHELIYIHNKNEVKDSISYAQNNLNILNNSGKININCAQVEELKNLNGIGEAKAKRIIEYREKVGSFNSIEDIKNIDGIGEKSFEKLKDQIEV
- a CDS encoding RDD family protein gives rise to the protein MSNEENNINEKEETILNDTKSNDETNNKSEELLTEEKKEDNSNVEKNKPSLLKRIFAGVIDQVVTLAISGLLLIVFDFIIKFIGYMVAMPLGILIIFYFIINVIYISLMDSTKSGQSIGKRIFNIK
- the rlmD gene encoding 23S rRNA (uracil(1939)-C(5))-methyltransferase RlmD — translated: MKRGSEVKVKIEKTKFPSTGIGHLEDKPVYVKNTYPGQVITGRVKKNRKEYTELKLTGVEERADYEIDPLCPHFGFCGGCSSQTLSYDKQLEVLEDEVKDLFKEDEVTTGKFLGVLGSSEQWEYRNKMEFTFGDEEKGGDLSIGMHMRGKAFGIMTVDQCKIVDEDYRKIIRLTADYFGKQDLPYYRVMKREGYLRHLVVRKAQNTGEILVNLVTTTQIDFDLSEYVELLKSQEYKGTLVSVLHTENNSFSDAVIPEKVNVLYGRDYIQEKLLGLNFKISPFSFFQTNTKGAESLYSLVREFMGSSENKVVFDLYCGTGTIGQIVAPNAKKVVGIELIEEAVEAAKENAKLNGLDNCEFLAGDVAEIIKTVKDKPDIIILDPPRSGVHPKALDYVIKFNAPEIIYVSCNPKTLVTDLKVLVEKGYKIIQTQVKDMFPNTPHVETVVKLLKK